The DNA window CAATTGCTCAATTGCCAGCGAGAAGAGCAAACGCCCCTCCACAGCACGTCcccggcctgctgctgctctcacTTTTACTACTAGCAGCTTACTAACTTGCCTAAAGATCTGCCCCTAGCCCTCAACCTCGACCTACTTGACGACTGCCTGCGTATAACAATTCTCTAGACTTGCACGCACGAATACTCTCTTGTCTCCATCAACGCCCAAGCCTCAGCATTTGTTCCAACACCAGAGACTTGAAGTAATCCATCTCCCTGACGGGGCTTCGCAAAGGGACTCGAGCTTTGATATCTGCCATCTGCagattttccttcttccgcGCAATCTCCCTTCCTCCGCTCACTCTCATAAGCCAGCCGCGACAGTACGCGTCAAACACCGCAATCACAACGCTCATCAAGCACAGCCAGGGGgcttctctgctctctctctaACCCCATCTCGAATCCCATCTCCCACAATGCCCTATAACACAAACGCCATCCCTCCTCGAAAGGAGCCCACGGGACAGACTCAATTGCCTTGTAAGCTCACGACTCACTGtgcctccttttcttctcaataaaaatataaacaCTGACATCCTACTTCTTTAGTGTCAAGAGTCAAAAAGATCATCAGCCAAGATCCAGACGTCCAGATGTGCTCCAACAACGCCGCCTTTGTCATCACTCTGGCCGCTGTACGTCGTCGTTCTTCGTCCCATGATTTCTCAATCACTACCAGCTAACACggcattttcatcttcacgCAGGAAATGTTCATCCAGCACCTCACTGAGGAAGCTCATGCCCAAGCAAAACTTGAACGCAAGCCCAGGCGCAACATTCAGTACAAGGATGTCGGTACGTTCACTCTAGACTGTttcagccatcttcttcttcttcttctttttttttttttacctccCTTCCCACCAGAGCAGTGCTCTCTAACAAACACTCGCAGCCAATGCCATATCACGCCGAGACAACCTCGAGTTCCTAGAGGACGTCGCCCCCAAAACCACCACCTtcaaaaaggcaaaggccgccGCCCAGGCCCAGTCTCGTGGCGACGCCGTCGATGCGgactctgctgctgctcctcgcgTCACAGCAaatggcagcaagagcaaagcCAACGGAGCCAAGGCGGCGGTCAATGGCCAAGGCAAAGCCGGCACCAACCCCTTCACACTGTCCCTTCGTGGTGAggaaagcagcaagaaagagaccatcaccaccgcGCCAGCGGTGTCAGACGATGCCAATGATCAGCtcgagctggagatgaggcAGGCCACACGCCCTGAGGATGACGCCGACGTAGACATGACTGGTTAGGAGCGAACTTTCTTGTTTTACGAGCCGTCGCCGCGTAGAATGGGTCTCTCTCGGCCTGCGAAGCGGTCAACCCGTGGGAAGCGAAGCCGTTTCAGGAGCATGTAGAGTTATAAAGGTTTCATCAATTATTGTTGTTGCATTTTCACGGGGCTGGATTTAGTTGGTTCTTGGAGTTTATATATCTAATGGCAAATGTTGTTTATTCTCTGTCAGCATCGTGTACCAATCAATGCTGCTTTCTCGGCCTTCTCACAGGTTAAGAGAAACTGTtctttaaagtataaaaaggaaaaaagtataaatgaaaagaagacacCCAAAATAAACATCCATGGGGCCAAGCATGTCCTTGTGCcaaaataattttatagtaGCTTCCTCACTCCTCCATCGCATCGCCGTAAATGCCGGATGGTAATCGCCCTTCGTTCAGTTCCTTCTCCAGAGCAATAATCTCCTGCAGGCTCGTCGCTTTCTTGATCTTCTCctgcagcctctgcttctcctcgtccGTCAACTTTATCCGCGAGAGCTTCGACGGCGCGGCTGATGAGCCGTTGGATGTGACTTCGAacgactttgactttttgcCCATGatctgaaaaaaaaaaaaagatgcaCACATTAGAATATCATCCGGTAGCATAAATTGGGGCATATCTTGAAAAGGAATGGGGGGATATAACGTACCGATGTTGCCAAAGCTGTAGGCTCTTCCACTGTACCAAATAGCTCTTGGCCCTTTTCTCGTTCCGCCTGCTTGACCTTTTCGTAGTCTAGGAATCGGACAGAGGGACACCTCCAAATGACCCAGTAACGATAATGCTGCAACCGCCTCAAAATCAATAACCCATCTTACAACACACAGTACacggagagagagagagaaagtgAAAAACACGCACCTCCTTCTTCGTAACAGGGTTATCCGCCAACACCAAGTGCGTCAGCCGCGTAAACGTCCCCAGCGCATCCACGTCCGCCAACTCGGCCAGGCTGTTGGACGCCAGGACCAGGTTCCTCAGGTTCGGCACCGCAGTTGCTGCCGTGGGCTGGATGTTTGCGACGCGGTTGcgtgccagcagcagtgtCGTTATGCGCGGCGAGAGAGGGAAGTTGCCCAGCACTTGGATGTCGTTGTCGGTGAAATCGATGGCATCGTGGGGCTGTACGATAGCAAAGGACGAGTTagcaatggcttcttcttctctttagtTTTGCTCGTAGAGCTCTCCATCTATCGGGAGAATAAACTAGAGCAGATACAGTAAAAAGCAGCAAGGGGGGGACACTCACGCCTGCAACGCCCAAGTTTTCAATGGCAGGAATTCTGTGTCCTATTTACGCCGCGGCGACAGGAAAAAGGCCTTTCAATGTATCAAACAATTTCTCTCATCAAaccaaaagaagattgaaaaaagagaaagattgtaagaagaaaaacgagagatgaagaagtgTGTAGTATCTGCTCCTTTcatttcttgctttttttctttttaccctttctctccttcagGTAGCAAACGCACCTCGGAGATCAAGCTCTCTTTCCTTTAGGGGGATTCAGATAGGACAGCGAGTCCCGAATCAATTCGGCCGTGAGTCTCATGGCGGATATATCTTGGGATCGGTGTTATAGTCGAGAAAGGATGGGAGGAGAAGCCTTCTCGGGAGGCTTTGCGGGAAAACGATCGAACGGCCGGCTCCTGCGCTTCTCGATTCGCGCCTCAAAAACGAGCAATTGCTCCGGTAGTGGTCGTCGTTATGATATCTAATGATTCGAATCAGATATTCTCGAGATATATATTGCCGTTGCGAGGTTGCAATTAGGCgacaacaagaaaaaaagtgcaATGTTGTAAGAAACTGGAGAAACTATCACGGTAGGGCGGTGGTGTCGCATGCCGCACTCTGGGCTAGCTGGGCAAGGCTGAAATGTTTGGACAAGGCGCCGGAAATTTGAGTGACACTAGGGAAAAACGCCACACTTTGCGCAGCGCCACAGACAGCTGGTGCCACACTTCAACTTTTTATGTCTAGCTGCAGCGTCGATCTCCGTGCCTTAAACATCCTTCTTTTCATGCACTCTTATACGACTTGTCTTCGCTGTGAATGAACAAAATCTAACAAAAAATAGTAGCTGATACGCGTACTATTCATCTCCatgtttctctctttgcaGTGTCTATAGCCGAAAGCCCCCTACTCTCACCAAGACTTCGATGCCACCCTGCTTGAGCTTGGAATAGCGGAACCAAAATCAACGTGCTCTCAAACTTCGGTGTCTCATACGAATGTCATACTTTGAGAGATATTGCATTTAATCTCCAAGcctggagagaagagagagaaaaagaatgtcCTTCTATATCACGCTTCTTTACCTCACGATCAGATCATTACTTATCAGAGACTACTTTATTCACCAAAACTGATTACAAAGGGCTGgcaataaagaaaaagaattaaaagaggaagagcaaaacacaaaaaagaaaacatacaacagccggtgttcgctgatggtcacccactcaactactaatctgccggttaatggcttgtctatgggggagcagacgggaccccgaattttccattacctatggtcgtatgtgcttgTCTTACTGTTGAGTCTTCTTATATAGACAACAGTCACGAAACCAGgtaaagagaaaaaaagaaaaaacatacaacagccggtgttcgctgatggtcacccactcaactactaatctgcctctcattggcttGACTCTGGGAGAGCAGACGGGATCCCGTATTTTCCAATGgatatggtcgtatgtgcttgAAACTACACAAAGATCATCTATATAGATATCTCATAAACACTCCCCAAGAGATACGAAACCCAATTGTGACGAGGCATCCACGCCCTATACACAACAACGTACATCAAGTCATATCGTGCAGAATGCATATCCAGTCTATTGTGGTGAGAAGAGGCTTACAATGCAAGTGCCGGCTGGTGCTAATTGGAGAGCTTTagagttttcttttctcttcttttatcttctcttcttcttcttcttctctctctctctctctttctctctttctttctctgaTTACTTTTACTGCAGATGGAGGGCATAGCGGCGACgtttcaatcttctttttataGACGTTGAGGCAACAAGATTATGTATCCTTCGAACATCCGTGTCCTATCAATCCTTGCCTCACAGGCTCACATAGCTACCGTCAGTCCATCGCCTCCTCAAGAGTCTATGCCTACGCTCCCGCGAGAACTCCCGCCTCCTCTCTCCCCTCATCAAGTCTATTCATGTGCTTATCCCTAGCCCATATGCTCTGGAATGCGAGAACCAATGCTAGCGTGACGGCAATCATGGGTATCAGCACGACGATGAACTTCCAAAGCTCTGGCGATACGGCCATGGTGCCCTCCTTATTATCTATCAGAAGCTGCGAACTGAAGATTCCCTAACTGTTTCTGTTAGCCCAGTCCGTTGCAAGCTGCTTCGAGGTCATACCGCCAATAGCGATGCTGGCAGGTACAGCGTCGCCACAAACGTCAACGCTCGGATGTTGAcggccgtcttcttttcgacCTCGTGCTCCATCTCCCCCATGACAGCTATGTTCATCATGGTTCTGACAGCGGCCTCGTTTGCGACGGCGCTTCGTAATGAGGTATTTCCCTGGCGCCGCTGGAGGATGTCGAGTAACTGGTTGCTCTTTGGTCAGCACGAGCAATCATGCATGTCGCCGTGGAAGGAATCAACCCACTAGAGTGGCTGTATCTACAGCGCGCTGCTGAAGACCTATCAGACATTCTCTATGATAATTGGCTTCAGAAAGGTAGTCTTCCAGTTCCAATCCTATCGTCTCTTGTATCGTTATATCCAGTCCCGCTGGCGCAACTCGCTCCATGAAccctttcatcttctctccaagGAGGATGGCGGCATCGATAATGGCCGTCGCTTTTATCAATTTACGTCGAAAGCGCTGTAGGTTTTGTCTGTCTTCGAATCCGAGCTTATAGTCATTTACGTCGTGGCAATCAACATCTGAAAAGAAGGATGTCCCTTCCTATGAGCTGTAAGCGACTTATATCACATGCAAAATGAATggaaggaagggaaaaaacgAAAGAAGACTGATAGAGAGCGGTGCTGTGAGTGTCAAGACTTGGCTCTAGAAAATTGCATACGTATTTCTCCAGGTTTTTTCGTTGAGCAGCGACGTACTCTCCCCAGTTGACGAGAGAAAACGAGAGTATGGCAAGGTGGAAAAGGAGAAACTGAGCGTTTGCTAGTGGTTTGTATCCATGAATCGCGCTGATCTTCTCCTCAAAAATATCTCGAAGACGCTGGGGAGGCTTGATCATCACCCAAACCGTCCTCTGCGTTGGAGCGTGGAACCGCTGATAGACTCCCATCTGCCTTGGAGACCACGGATCGCCGATATCCCGGTGATTTAATTCAACAAAGCGTACGGTGTAACATATTTCTAGGACTTTGTTACGATTTATTCACTGATCGGTACATACTATAGGCGACTCACGATGACCCTCCTCCAACATGAGCTTTCTAAAGTGAAAATTGCTCCACGTATTGTCGCCATCCTTGGTACGCAAACCGAATGCTTGAACTGTCTCTAAGAAGTGCGGAAATACGTCATGCATGGACATGATCTTTTCAAAGGTGTCTTTCTTCACGCGAAGCCGATCTCGAGAATGCGCCTGGGGAATTAGACTGGTCGATACATATGCGGTGATTAGCACGACAGAATCTGCTGGCGGTCAAGTTATACCTTTAGGAAACAATCGTGTATATGATAGAGACGCTGAACAGCGCTTCATACAATATCATTCACGGTAAGACTACCAGACACTCACTAGAAAGCATCTTTGAGCATAGGTTCTGCCTGCACCCGGTCCAGCTCGAACGAACACAAGCTATGCTTTGTTATAGCTATGACACATTGGTGATTATCAGCACGTAAGTTATACTATGGATAGAATCCAATCTTGCTTAATTAAGATTGCTTTTGGGAGTGACTTGCCGGATTGAGAAGCATTTGTCTGATCTGGGTAAGTTGATAGCCAAACCTCGCCCTCATCCGAGCCGCTGGTAAATAGAAGGGATGCGCGATTGGATAATTTCTGGTAAACATTTACTGCGTCACAGCTCCACAAAGCGGCATCTGGTGGATTTGCCATGATAACGATTTGATTCAGGTCAATGGAGGATGACTGAGAATGATTGAGAGTGCTAGACTCTACCGTGGCCATACTTTGGATATTAATTGTCCGTGAGGGGGAATTCAGGCATCCTTGTGAACAAGAGCCCATGCCTCATGCGAGACTCTTCCGAGATGTCACCGAAGGCATCGATGAATGGTTGAAGACCCCCGGTCGTGAGCTGAATCCGCCAATGGTAGATGCAGGCAGTACACCCACGACAATGCATTGACGCCAGCATATATGTATACAGCAACGTGATGGCCTCCAGCAGCATGCAATGCCGCCTAATATACTGTACCAGGCTCGGTGTGGAAGGCTTAAGAAGCAATGTATAAAATGCAGCCAGACGAATGATTAACCTGGATATGTCATGGTCTAACCTTTACTTACGCgcatcatccatctcctcattAAAATTATCTTAATGGAGACAACATCGCTAATTAAACAAGAAATTCAGTCTCAGTATATAGACCTAAAGCTCCTTGCTTTGAAACTGAAAGAACTCTTTCCTAATGTCAAGTGCAAAGTCGTTGTAAGTGCATTTTATCATTCGGCTGACTGAATCCTACCCATGGAATGAAATATTGctaacccttttttttgctccaTGTTCAACAGCCCAAGGGAGACGACATCACAATAATTTACGTGCCTCGACTCGTGACGGAGGTGATGCTATTTGATCTACCTGATAACGGGGTTGATGCTGATAAGATGTAGGAGGAGGAATTGAGCTTCATGACGGTGACAGATTGAGGAGCGAATGGTGAATCGATCTGCCTGGGTGAGGTGAGCTTGCTATAACCCATCTATGTAATTAATGCAAACTAACATTTTAGATTAGGGGTTCAATCGAACAATATTACGAAGCCTCTTATTTCATCAACCGGCCCCGAACGCTTGTCTTCGTTTGGAAATCAAAAGTCTTCCTCGCACGACGACTATGGCTACAGCTGAATTGCGGGCCCTACAGGGCCAGATTCAGGAGAGACAGCGATTGAATACGGATAACTTCAAGTTTGTGCCCCACACTTGGCTGAAAGAACTCTTGACGTCGGACAAGATATCGGCAGCGCTGGAGGGCAGCAACATCGAGGAAGATGAACGCCTCTCCGTGGCCACCACCGTACGTAATAGCGGGCTGCGCATCTTTGCCATCCTAGTTCTGATGGGAGAGCCCGGCCTCATTTACAACTTCATCCAATGGGACCAATACGTGAATAAAGATCATCTCGATAGCATGCTTCCCCTgcggaagaagcagctcaaggagtTCTTCGGAGTGAAGAAACTAAAGGAAGAACGAACCAAGTTCATGGAGGGCAAGGAGCCGACAGAGTGCAAGGGCGATGCAGAGTACAAGAAACTGAATGGACTCATCTCGGAGCGAGAAGAGTGGGCTGGGGTCTTCAAGTCAACCCAGTATATGTTTTTGATCCCGACTTTCCCACAAGCGACGCCTCACCGTATCGTCTCCGATTATATGAGGCTGCCTTTCCTCTCCCGCAATGTCCCAAAGGGGGAAAGAAAGGAGGCGAAAGACCGGCCGTCAGGCGGTAATTTTGGTTTCGTGTTCAAAGAGAGACTGCCGCCGTTACAGTACAGTTCTGGCAACGATTtggtaggtacatgtatatttaTCATGATTGGACATTGGGCATCTATGCTGAACCTCTTTTTCGCACCACTAGGGATTGACTCTTGTACGAAAGGAGTTGAAGTCGCAAAGTGACGAAGCCTACAAGAGCGAGTTGCGGTGTCTTAGACTCTTGAACCTTGTCCGGCATCCATGCATCTTGCAACTTCACGGATCTTACACCCACAAGAAACGACACAGCTTTCTGTTCAAAGAAGCCAACGGCGGTGATCTTCATGAGTTTCTTGCCAACGAGAAACGACCCGTGGGGTTTGAGAGCGATCAAGCAATCTACCTCGCCATGTGCGGGCTGGCCTCGGCTCTGGACCAGCTTCATGATTACTGCAACGAAGAGCTGAGCCTCAAGATGATTGGGTGCCATCACGACCTGAAGCCGCGAAACGTGCTTATCGACGGGGCCAacttcgtcctcgccgacTTTGGGCTCTCGACCATGCACAATGCGACAGACGAGGACGCTGCAAAGACGATGGCCCAGGACAGAGACCTGTATTTTGCAGCGCCGGAGGGTATGGATTACCTGACGCTGGACAAACACGAACTCGGTCCGCCGGCCGATATCTGGTCGTTTGGATGTATCGCTGCCACAATTCTGACGTATATTAAGGAGGGCCCCTCGGGCATCGCTGAGTTTTCCGACAGGCGGCTTGTGCTCGTCTCAGGGGTAATCGATCTGGAACTCCGGGCCTTTCACGACGGCCTTGGCTCTGTCAATCCGGGCGTGGTCACATGGCTCGACAAACTCGAGAACGACGCCGCAAGTAGTATGAAGGCAGAAGCTCTCTCTAGCAGCAAGGGGCAGGCAGCAAGGCAGCAGGTGCCTGCAGAGATTGACCTGATCCATCTCATCCGAGACATGCTCACACCTGCGCCCTCCTCAAGACCAAAGACCATGGAAGTGCTCCAACGTCTACGCTTAATCACCCTCAAGAAGATCGCAGAGTCTATTACGGTCGGCTTTGAGAAATTGCCGTACGACTCCGACCTAGAGTTCCTCATCGAAAAGCAAGTATTCCTCGAGTGGCTCAGATGCATCGACCTAGCAGGGCAAAAGAGGAATCACCAACACCAAGCCCTCAGTATGGATATATCGTTCAAGCAAGCGCACGATACCATATATAAGATTGGAGAAGAGCTCGAAATCTTGCTGGACGCCGATTACGGCCATCCGTTGTTCTCGAGACTGCGTCGCCTCAACGAGCAATTGATCTCTACGCTGGAAATGATCAGCAGGAGGAGTTTGCGCAGAATGGTGGAGCTGAACATCATTCCAACCGCAGCGAGACTTCTTAAGCCGCTGGACAGCGTTCATAGCTGGACCCTGGTTGATACGGTAGACAGCGAGATAGACGACTCACAGTCTCTTGCCCCTGACGTTGCTGGTCTGCTGCAGGGCAGCGACAACGACAGTCCCAACTCCAACCTCCTCGCGCTTCTCGCGGCCTCGCATATCAACAAGCTGATTGGGAGCTCTAAAAGCCCCATTCCGAAACTGAACTTTGAGCAGATCACTCTAGATGATTCCAAGACGAAAGCGACGAGCGAAAGACCAACCTTTCGACTCGGGATggtctcttcttcgtctgatGACGCGTCCGAGTCATCAAAGATGAATGTCGTTATCGAAGAAATGGAAATTGGACCCGACTTCGCAAGAGAAGACATCAGCTCTCTGCTCTTTCAACGCCTGGAGAACGTACTCGCTCTATCTTCTCGAGCGGCCTCGACCTTTCGTGCACTGATCTGCAAGGGTCTCTACTACGACGAACAGAGACACACGATTGGGCTGATATACTCCTTCCCACAGGGGCCTCTTCAGGGTGCATTGGCCAAGGAGGTGAAGCCAAGGGTGTTGCAGCTCGCAGAGGTGCTGAGAAGATACGGAGATCCAGTCGACTACGAGCGGAACATCATTGTCAGCATTGACGAGCGGCTCCGTCTTGCTTACAATCTTGCCATGGCGGTATTCGAATTCCACAAAATCCGCTGGCTTCACAAGAACATCTCTTCTtacaacatcatcttctttgacaCTGAGGCTGACGACGACCAAGatgccgacgatgacgacaaaGAATCCCGACCCCCCCGCAAGATCAGCCTGGCATCGCCGTTCCTCATAGGCTTCTCCCACAGCCGCCCCGACGAGGCCTCCATGTACTCCAACAAACTCTACGGCAGCGACGAACTCCTCTATGCCTTCCACCACCCCAACTACGGCGGTGTGGATGGCAAGTTTACCCCTTATCGCACCGAGTACGACTACTACAGCCTGGGGCTCGTTCTGCTGGAGATTGGCCTCTGGTGGCCCTTGGAGGCCATCATGGGCGAGGAGCTCTCTCGGGAGGAGAAGCGGATGCAGATTCTGAGCAGATCCGTGCCGTTCCTGGCCGGGTCGATGGGCGAGTCCTACGCTGAGGTGGTCAAGGCCTGTTTGTCTGATGGGGAAGATGGTCTCCGTCGAGCTGGTAGCAGTGTGGACGAGAACTTTGAAAGGCTTGTGGTAACGCCGTTGGAGCGTCTCTTGGGTAATATGGTGAATTTGTAAGTCAGGTTTGGAAGAtggtttctctctctctctctctctcatatATTATGTGATGCAATACGATGTCTTGAGGCAACGACTATGGGATATGTCTCTATTGTTCTCACGCATACCTCACTTCAATCTTTGAAATAGAAAAACGTCCCGTTGCTCAGTTGGCGTGACATGTTTCCAGAGCCCCAAAACCCGCCCACTGTGTCTCTCTCGAGGTTCACGACTCCGTGATATTCCCACCCTTGCTCAAAGCTGCCCTCCGAGAGGAAGTGACGCAGAACCACGTTACCCGAGACGTCGGCGATACCCCTAAGAACCCATGCCCCTTGATCATCCGCCGCTGTTCCTTCGACTTTTACAGAACGTCCGTCTGTcatgtcgtcgccgtcgccgtcgccgtcggcagcagcagcagcctctgctgGATCCATGGCCTGTAGGTTTAGAATCCGAAGACCTTTCGGATCTCTGCGTGAGCCGATGCTCTCGTAGAGATACGACCCTTTCCACTGCCCGGTAAGCCATGCAGCCAAATCACGTTGGCTTTGAAACAGCGGTGGATCCCATGTGTCTGCAGGCTTCCTCGCGCAAAGGTCACGATGCTCCTCTAACAGGGCAGTGGTCTTCCACAGACCCGTCCTCCGCGCTATTGCAGTGGCTTTGTCATAATGCAGACCGTTTCTCTCATTTCTCGCGCCCATCGAGGCAATCAGCTCCACGAGAGGAGTCATCTCCCGGTCCATGGCTAGCCGGAGGGCTGAGCC is part of the Trichoderma atroviride chromosome 1, complete sequence genome and encodes:
- a CDS encoding uncharacterized protein (EggNog:ENOG41~TransMembrane:3 (o47-67i224-245o265-282i)); this translates as MGVYQRFHAPTQRTVWVMIKPPQRLRDIFEEKISAIHGYKPLANAQFLLFHLAILSFSLVNWGEYVAAQRKNLEKYEGTSFFSDVDCHDVNDYKLGFEDRQNLQRFRRKLIKATAIIDAAILLGEKMKGFMERVAPAGLDITIQETIGLELEDYLSEANYHRECLIGLQQRAVDTATLLLDILQRRQGNTSLRSAVANEAAVRTMMNIAVMGEMEHEVEKKTAVNIRALTFVATLYLPASLLAGIFSSQLLIDNKEGTMAVSPELWKFIVVLIPMIAVTLALPHDAIDFTDNDIQVLGNFPLSPRITTLLLARNRVANIQPTAATAVPNLRNLVLASNSLAELADVDALGTFTRLTHLVLADNPVTKKEHYRYWVIWRCPSVRFLDYEKVKQAEREKGQELFGTVEEPTALATSIMGKKSKSFEVTSNGSSAAPSKLSRIKLTDEEKQRLQEKIKKATSLQEIIALEKELNEGRLPSGIYGDAMEE
- a CDS encoding uncharacterized protein (EggNog:ENOG41): MATAELRALQGQIQERQRLNTDNFKFVPHTWLKELLTSDKISAALEGSNIEEDERLSVATTVRNSGLRIFAILVLMGEPGLIYNFIQWDQYVNKDHLDSMLPLRKKQLKEFFGVKKLKEERTKFMEGKEPTECKGDAEYKKLNGLISEREEWAGVFKSTQYMFLIPTFPQATPHRIVSDYMRLPFLSRNVPKGERKEAKDRPSGGNFGFVFKERLPPLQYSSGNDLGLTLVRKELKSQSDEAYKSELRCLRLLNLVRHPCILQLHGSYTHKKRHSFLFKEANGGDLHEFLANEKRPVGFESDQAIYLAMCGLASALDQLHDYCNEELSLKMIGCHHDLKPRNVLIDGANFVLADFGLSTMHNATDEDAAKTMAQDRDLYFAAPEGMDYLTLDKHELGPPADIWSFGCIAATILTYIKEGPSGIAEFSDRRLVLVSGVIDLELRAFHDGLGSVNPGVVTWLDKLENDAASSMKAEALSSSKGQAARQQVPAEIDLIHLIRDMLTPAPSSRPKTMEVLQRLRLITLKKIAESITVGFEKLPYDSDLEFLIEKQVFLEWLRCIDLAGQKRNHQHQALSMDISFKQAHDTIYKIGEELEILLDADYGHPLFSRLRRLNEQLISTLEMISRRSLRRMVELNIIPTAARLLKPLDSVHSWTLVDTVDSEIDDSQSLAPDVAGLLQGSDNDSPNSNLLALLAASHINKLIGSSKSPIPKLNFEQITLDDSKTKATSERPTFRLGMVSSSSDDASESSKMNVVIEEMEIGPDFAREDISSLLFQRLENVLALSSRAASTFRALICKGLYYDEQRHTIGLIYSFPQGPLQGALAKEVKPRVLQLAEVLRRYGDPVDYERNIIVSIDERLRLAYNLAMAVFEFHKIRWLHKNISSYNIIFFDTEADDDQDADDDDKESRPPRKISLASPFLIGFSHSRPDEASMYSNKLYGSDELLYAFHHPNYGGVDGKFTPYRTEYDYYSLGLVLLEIGLWWPLEAIMGEELSREEKRMQILSRSVPFLAGSMGESYAEVVKACLSDGEDGLRRAGSSVDENFERLVVTPLERLLGNMVNL